One genomic segment of Nitrospira sp. includes these proteins:
- a CDS encoding carboxypeptidase-like regulatory domain-containing protein, translating into MKTTLVSALLVMACASTAWSYQEIEVKDGGTVAGKVRMTEGKPIPKGFNLVTFPDPVYCGRISTGTGWRILDEFSVSADRGLKDTVVLLVDAEKGKPFKFVPPTIEARDCRFLPFVSVVKDRAEVRVVNMDPVFHDIQAYETSDLGPRVLFNTPLPMNPLHVRDAGSESHEHLAGQPMVEVVKMTKNRRFFVMQCGFHAYMESWGFAVDNPYYTVTDTEGRFSLSDVPAGEYTLMAWHPGVGTVLEKKISVSPKQTHQVDFTFESPKGRRSVHEIAENPHYGLEVLGKSVEIRPTLQLQTP; encoded by the coding sequence ATGAAAACCACGTTGGTTTCAGCCTTGCTCGTGATGGCCTGTGCTTCTACGGCCTGGTCCTATCAAGAAATTGAAGTGAAAGATGGAGGAACCGTCGCAGGAAAAGTGAGAATGACCGAAGGAAAGCCGATCCCCAAAGGGTTCAACCTTGTCACCTTTCCGGATCCTGTCTATTGCGGAAGAATTTCCACAGGGACCGGGTGGAGGATTTTGGACGAGTTCAGCGTTTCGGCAGATCGAGGCCTCAAAGACACAGTTGTGTTGCTGGTCGATGCGGAGAAAGGAAAGCCGTTTAAGTTCGTTCCGCCCACCATCGAGGCCCGCGACTGTCGGTTTTTGCCTTTTGTCAGTGTGGTGAAAGACCGAGCCGAGGTTCGAGTCGTCAATATGGATCCGGTGTTTCATGATATTCAGGCGTATGAAACGTCGGATCTTGGTCCACGTGTGTTATTCAACACACCGCTTCCGATGAATCCCCTGCACGTGCGGGATGCCGGGTCCGAGAGTCATGAGCATCTGGCCGGACAACCGATGGTCGAAGTCGTCAAGATGACGAAGAACCGTCGGTTTTTCGTCATGCAGTGTGGGTTTCATGCCTACATGGAAAGCTGGGGGTTCGCCGTGGACAATCCCTATTACACGGTGACCGACACGGAAGGACGGTTTTCGCTGTCAGATGTGCCTGCCGGCGAGTATACCTTGATGGCGTGGCATCCTGGAGTAGGGACGGTGCTAGAAAAGAAAATATCCGTGTCGCCGAAACAGACGCATCAAGTAGATTTCACGTTTGAATCTCCCAAAGGACGTCGAAGTGTCCATGAAATTGCAGAAAATCCGCATTACGGGTTGGAGGTGCTGGGAAAATCCGTGGAGATTCGTCCGACTCTCCAACTGCAGACCCCGTAA